The Sporomusa termitida genome has a window encoding:
- a CDS encoding AAA family ATPase — MDKQSTPFITMPELRVAFEAQGYISDIELLTTVYLALKLEKPLLVEGAPGVGKTEIAKVLSKVFNTELIRLQCYEGLDENKALYEWNYQRQLIKIQMSRDSACQNLSENDIFSPEYLLERPLLKAIRAEKRPVLLIDEIDKTDEEFEAFLFEILSDFQISIPELGTVKASHIPIVVLTSNHDRELSEGLRRRCIYLYIDYPPIEKEINIIRAKIPEATEKLAQQIATAVNHLRTNLMLAKQPSIAETLDWTRSLIAMHADHLDSTLIQQTMGLLFKNRDDLMAFQKDLGAEGLCKAVRQATTTMDCHSDKSCGG; from the coding sequence ATGGACAAGCAATCTACGCCTTTTATCACCATGCCGGAATTGCGTGTTGCTTTTGAAGCGCAAGGATATATTAGTGATATAGAACTGTTAACGACTGTCTATTTAGCTTTAAAGCTGGAAAAACCGCTCTTAGTTGAGGGTGCGCCCGGCGTTGGGAAAACCGAAATTGCCAAAGTATTGAGTAAAGTGTTTAATACCGAGCTAATTCGCCTGCAATGCTATGAAGGTCTGGATGAAAACAAAGCCTTATATGAATGGAATTATCAGCGCCAGCTGATCAAGATTCAGATGAGCAGAGACAGCGCTTGCCAAAACCTTTCCGAAAACGATATTTTCTCGCCCGAATACTTACTGGAGCGCCCTTTACTGAAAGCTATCAGGGCCGAGAAACGTCCGGTTTTATTAATTGATGAAATTGACAAAACCGACGAAGAATTTGAAGCCTTCTTATTTGAAATCTTATCAGACTTTCAAATATCGATTCCTGAGCTTGGTACTGTCAAAGCCAGCCATATCCCCATTGTGGTACTGACAAGCAACCATGACCGGGAATTATCCGAAGGCCTGCGCCGCCGCTGCATTTATTTATATATTGATTATCCACCTATAGAAAAAGAAATTAATATTATCCGCGCTAAAATTCCTGAAGCTACCGAAAAACTGGCACAGCAGATTGCAACAGCTGTCAATCACCTGCGCACCAATCTAATGCTGGCCAAACAACCGTCAATTGCGGAAACACTGGACTGGACAAGATCGCTGATTGCCATGCACGCCGACCACCTTGATTCAACCCTGATTCAACAGACAATGGGACTATTATTTAAAAACCGCGATGATCTTATGGCCTTCCAAAAGGATTTAGGGGCTGAAGGGCTGTGCAAGGCTGTCAGACAGGCGACTACTACCATGGATTGCCATAGCGATAAAAGCTGCGGGGGCTGA